CACTTGTTGATAGTACACATAACCGTTGAGCCAGTGCTCGAAGAACCGCCGGAGCGGCGTCGGAATTTCCGCGTTGGGCAGGTCGAGGAGATTCTCGGCGGTAATTCCGTAAAGCGTGGGCTGCATCGAGCCGGTCGGAATTTTGAACGGCTTGAAAAAAAACGTATGGATTCCCACCGCGGCAGCCGCCGCGACAAGGACGACCTCGACATTCTCTCTCAGTCGCTGGTGAGGATAAGGTCTTAGCCATCGAGCCGCCGCCCTCTCCAGGTCTGCGATCGGCCCGACGAGGAGCCTGGGGTCTGCGTTGACCGCGAGTTGTGAGCGGACTGCAAACACCGCGAGGGACATGTGTTCAAGCGCGTGCGGATCGAGTTGGTCGCGCTGCGCATTGACGATTCCGCGCACTTGCCTGCACAGATAGGATGCCCGTCGGACTGTGCGCGAGAAAAGCCAGCGGACAATCATGCGCTCCTTGCGCGTCAGCGGTAGCCCCAGCCAAAACGGCTCGAGGCGTCCTCCCTCCCGCCGATCGGCCAGAAAACGAAGCTCGCCTTTCCCACAACCTTTTCCTCCGGGAAATCCCCCCAGGCACGTCCGTCGTGGCTGTTCATTGTGTTGTCTCCAAAAGCGAGATAATGACGCGGGCGCACAACGAATTCGCTCGTTTCCTCCGGAAACAACGGAGCCAGATTCACGTAGGGCAGGTACTCCCTGCCGACGACTCCATTGACGTGCCCGGAAAAATGATCTTTTTCGGGAGGTTTTTTTGGGTCAAATCCGTAAACGTTCTCAAACCCAGGCGTTGAGGCATCGAGGCGTTTTCCATTGATAATGACGTGCCGGTCGTTGCCAATCCGGACGTGCTCGCCGCCCAATGCGACAAGCCGTTTGATGTAATGAGTGTTTTGGATGAGACCCGGGATGCCGGTTGACTCAAAAACAATGATCTCGCCGCGGCGCGGATGCCGGAAATTGTAGGTCATCCGGTTCACGAACAAATGATCGCCACTGACAAGTTTCAGTTTTACAAACTCCTCGTTCTTCTGAATCATCTGGCCATCTTCGAGACCTGCGCGTCTCGCAAGATCATCTGGAGCATCGGGCGTAAACCAAAACGTGTAACTCTTCCCTCCCACCCAGAGGGTCTGCTTGTTGATCAGGCCGAACTTTTTTGTGGGTTCAATTCTCAACTCTCCACTGGATTCTGCCACGGCGTCAAAGTAGTGAACCCCCGACCAGCAAAGCTGAAGGAACCGGTCGAAGCCCCCGGGGAACTTTACGTCCGGCCTGTTCCGCAGGTTTTCGGAGGTGATTCCCCACAACGTGGGCTGCGCCGAACCCGATGGGATGGCCATCGGCTGAAAGAAAAAAGTGCGCAAGGCCAGAACGACAGCGCCCGTGACGAGAAACACCTCGATGTTTTCGCGCACGGAAGCGCTCGGATACGGCTTGAGTTTCTCCCCAGCGACCTTTTCAAGTTGCTGCATCCGCTTCTCGATTTCATCGAGTTTGACACCCGAGCAGATTGCGGTGCGCAACTCACGCGCAACCTTGAGGGTTTCCTGAATCTCTTCCGGCGACAGCAGGTCCTGCTGGGCGTGAACAAGTTTGCGGACCTGACGGCACATATCAACAGCCTGCCGCACTTTCTTGGACAGAAACCACCGCAGAATGAGTGTTCCCATGTTATGCCTTTAATACCTCGATGAAAGCTTCCTGTGGAATGTTGACCGAGCCGACCGATTTCATCCGCTTCTTTCCCGCCTTTTGCTTTTCAAGCAGTTTGCGTTTGCGCGAAATGTCGCCGCCGTAGCATTTCGCAGTCACATCCTTGCGCAGGGCGCTGACCGATTCGCGAGCGACCACTTTTCCGCCGATGGCCGCCTGGATGGCCACCTGGAATTGTTGCCTCGGAATGACTTCTTTGAGTTTCGCCGCCAGAGCCCGTCCCCTGCTCTCGGCCTTGCTGCGATGCACAATGCACGAAAACGCGTCCACCGGCTCGCCGTTCACCAACATGTCGAGTTTCACCATGTCCGATTCCTGATATTCTTCGCGTTCGTAGTCCATCGAGCCGTAACCTCGGGTGAGACTTTTAATGCGATCATGAAAATCAATCAGGATTTCGTTCAACGGAATACGGCTCGTCAACATCACCCGCCGCGGGTCCAGAGTTTCGGTATGGTCGACGGCGCCGCGCTTTTCAGAAATCAACGCCATCATGTCGCCGATGTATTCATTCGGGCAAATGACGAACGCCCTGACCATGGGTTCCGCGATCTTTTCGATGAAGTTGGCTTCCGGCAGATAGGCCGGGTTGTCGATTTGCTTCAGGGATTTGTCCGTCATGGTAACGTGGTAAACCACGCTCGGATAGGTCGCGATAATGTCCATGCCGTATTCGCGCCGCAACCGCTCCTGGACGATTTCCAGATGCAGCAAGCCAAGGAATCCACAACGGAACCCGAAACCGAGCGCCACCGAACTCTCTGGTTGAAAAACGAAAGCAGAATCGTTCAGTTGCAACTTGGCCAGGTTGGTTTTCAAGTGCTCGTAGTCGGCCGTGTTGATCGGATAAATACCGCTGAAGACCATCGGATGAACCTCC
The window above is part of the Candidatus Angelobacter sp. genome. Proteins encoded here:
- the lepA gene encoding translation elongation factor 4; translation: MDAEHVRNFSIIAHIDHGKTTLSDRLLHRTGTISDREMQNQLLDSMDLERERGITIKAHPVTMLYQAKNGETYELNLIDTPGHVDFTYEVSRSLSACEGALLIVDAAQGVEAQTVANVHLAMKQDLAIIPIINKIDLPHADVALARQQLEDILAIPADSAILASAKEGIGIDDILEAIVARIPPPKPTGAPSIQALVFDSYFDTYKGVVTHVRVFNGELKPGMQVKLLHSNKTVEVKEVGSFNPKPYARERLETGETGYITANIKSPEEVKMGDTITDARHASPALHGFQEVHPMVFSGIYPINTADYEHLKTNLAKLQLNDSAFVFQPESSVALGFGFRCGFLGLLHLEIVQERLRREYGMDIIATYPSVVYHVTMTDKSLKQIDNPAYLPEANFIEKIAEPMVRAFVICPNEYIGDMMALISEKRGAVDHTETLDPRRVMLTSRIPLNEILIDFHDRIKSLTRGYGSMDYEREEYQESDMVKLDMLVNGEPVDAFSCIVHRSKAESRGRALAAKLKEVIPRQQFQVAIQAAIGGKVVARESVSALRKDVTAKCYGGDISRKRKLLEKQKAGKKRMKSVGSVNIPQEAFIEVLKA
- the lepB gene encoding signal peptidase I; translation: MGTLILRWFLSKKVRQAVDMCRQVRKLVHAQQDLLSPEEIQETLKVARELRTAICSGVKLDEIEKRMQQLEKVAGEKLKPYPSASVRENIEVFLVTGAVVLALRTFFFQPMAIPSGSAQPTLWGITSENLRNRPDVKFPGGFDRFLQLCWSGVHYFDAVAESSGELRIEPTKKFGLINKQTLWVGGKSYTFWFTPDAPDDLARRAGLEDGQMIQKNEEFVKLKLVSGDHLFVNRMTYNFRHPRRGEIIVFESTGIPGLIQNTHYIKRLVALGGEHVRIGNDRHVIINGKRLDASTPGFENVYGFDPKKPPEKDHFSGHVNGVVGREYLPYVNLAPLFPEETSEFVVRPRHYLAFGDNTMNSHDGRAWGDFPEEKVVGKASFVFWPIGGREDASSRFGWGYR